Proteins encoded in a region of the Takifugu flavidus isolate HTHZ2018 chromosome 8, ASM371156v2, whole genome shotgun sequence genome:
- the ikbkg gene encoding NF-kappa-B essential modulator isoform X8, protein MVQPQPEGPMQWDMSADESGGVLRVPPELAANEVFTRLLSDNQQLRETLRRSNLALRQRCEEMEGWQRRSREDREFLSCRFQEARALVERLAEENHSLRGVVNGPASSSSPPSSQAEDLQGPPPPKGPVDGAQTLEQRDRTRLEEADQCTQTTPPRSLTTGAAEEAVQQRSEAQHSSDCSSLAKLTEQLQATQGRYRELEEKLDYLQKSSAQRDRTEALLKQKEKDCAQLAKDCEALKAQATSLLGELNERQSCLEKSEHERKLLEEKLCSKTKALQGAERELEQQRKQHHVAMDELLLQSQNLEQALKTERHVVTEEKKKLTQLQHAYTCLFKDYDSKLKNELQGGDLCSRLEEAERALALKQDLIDKLKEEVERQKGSLETVPVLTAQAEIYKADFLAEREAREKLNQKKEELQEQLTQALADIDRLKQEATSRACMEQMKLRHREEFTPRPPHIPPPQGMFPGGPPFNTVPPASSFRTQGLGPVGDPGAGRAEELPDLCCPKCQYQAPDMDTLQIHVMDCIQ, encoded by the exons atggTGCAGCCACAGCCCGAGGGTCCGATGCAGTGGGACATGTCAGCAGACGAGAGCGGGGGGGTGCTCAGAGTCCCCCCGGAGCTGGCAGCCAATGAAGTGTTCACACGGTTGCTGAGTGACAACCAGCAGCTTCGAG AGACGCTGCGGAGGAGCAACCTGGCGCTGCGGCAGCGCTGCgaggagatggaggggtggCAGCGCCGCAGCCGCGAGGACCGCGAGTTCCTCAGCTGCCGCTTCCAGGAGGCCAGGGCTCTGGTGGAGAGGCTGGCAGAGGAGAATCACTCCCTGCGGGGCGTCGTCAATGGACCtgcgtcctcctcctcgccccccTCCAGCCAAGCAGAAGACCTGCAGGGCCCCCCGCCCCCAAAGGGCCCCGTGGATGGAGCGCAG ACGCTGGAGCAGAGGGACAGGAccaggctggaggaggcagaTCAGTGCACGCAGACCACGCCCCCCCGCAGTTTG ACCACTGGTGCAGCTGAAGAGGCTGTTCAGCAGCGTTCGGAGGCCCAACACTCCTCTGACTG CTCCAGCTTGGCCAAActaacagagcagcttcaggcCACACAGGGCAG gtatcgtgagctggaggagaaactagATTACCTGCAGAAGAGTTCAGCTCAGCGGGACAGAACTGAAGCTCTGCTCAAGCAGAAGGAGAAGGACTGCGCTCAG CTGGCCAAAGACTGTGAGGCTCTGAAAGCTCAGGCAACATCTCTGTTAGGGGAGCTGAACGAGCGCCAGAGCTGCCTGGAGAAAAGTGAACATGAACGTAAACTGCTGGAGGAAAA GCTCTGCAGTAAGACTAAAGCCCTGCAGGGGGCAGAGCgcgagctggagcagcagaggaagcagcatcATGTGGCCATggacgagctgctgctgcagagccagaacctggagcaggccCTGAAGACCGAGAGACACGTGGTGACCGAGGAGAA GAAGAAGCTGACGCAGCTGCAGCACGCCTACACCTGTCTGTTCAAAGATTATGATTCCAAACTGAAGAACGAG ctacAGGGGGGGGATCTGTGCAGCCgcctggaggaggcagagagggctCTGGCCCTGAAACAGGACCTGATCGAtaagctgaaggaggaggtggagcggcAGAAGGGATCCCTGGAGACCGTTCCTGTCCTCACTGCACAG GCTGAGATCTATAAAGCAGATTTCCTGGCAGAGAGGGAAGCCCGAGAGAAGCTGAACCAGAAGAaggaggagcttcaggagcagctgACCCAGGCGCTGGCGGACATCGACAGGCTGAAGCAGGAAGCCACCTCACG AGCTTGTATGGAGCAAATGAAGCTGAGGCACCGGGAAGAGTTCACGCCGAGACCCCCCCACATCCCCCCTCCCCAAG GGATGTTCCCTGGTGGTCCGCCCTTCAACACGGTGCCCCCCGCCTCCTCGTTTCGTACTCAAGGTCTGGGGCCGGTCGGTGATCCGGGGGCGGGCAGAGCCGAGGAGCTGCCAGACTTGTGCTGTCCCAAGTGTCAGTACCAGGCCCCAGACATGGACACGCTACAGATACACGTGATGGACTGTATCCAgtag
- the ikbkg gene encoding NF-kappa-B essential modulator isoform X9, which produces MVQPQPEGPMQWDMSADESGGVLRVPPELAANEVFTRLLSDNQQLRETLRRSNLALRQRCEEMEGWQRRSREDREFLSCRFQEARALVERLAEENHSLRGVVNGPASSSSPPSSQAEDLQGPPPPKGPVDGAQTLEQRDRTRLEEADQCTQTTPPRSLTTGAAEEAVQQRSEAQHSSDWYRELEEKLDYLQKSSAQRDRTEALLKQKEKDCAQLAKDCEALKAQATSLLGELNERQSCLEKSEHERKLLEEKLCSKTKALQGAERELEQQRKQHHVAMDELLLQSQNLEQALKTERHVVTEEKKKLTQLQHAYTCLFKDYDSKLKNELQGGDLCSRLEEAERALALKQDLIDKLKEEVERQKGSLETVPVLTAQAEIYKADFLAEREAREKLNQKKEELQEQLTQALADIDRLKQEATSRACMEQMKLRHREEFTPRPPHIPPPQGMFPGGPPFNTVPPASSFRTQGLGPVGDPGAGRAEELPDLCCPKCQYQAPDMDTLQIHVMDCIQ; this is translated from the exons atggTGCAGCCACAGCCCGAGGGTCCGATGCAGTGGGACATGTCAGCAGACGAGAGCGGGGGGGTGCTCAGAGTCCCCCCGGAGCTGGCAGCCAATGAAGTGTTCACACGGTTGCTGAGTGACAACCAGCAGCTTCGAG AGACGCTGCGGAGGAGCAACCTGGCGCTGCGGCAGCGCTGCgaggagatggaggggtggCAGCGCCGCAGCCGCGAGGACCGCGAGTTCCTCAGCTGCCGCTTCCAGGAGGCCAGGGCTCTGGTGGAGAGGCTGGCAGAGGAGAATCACTCCCTGCGGGGCGTCGTCAATGGACCtgcgtcctcctcctcgccccccTCCAGCCAAGCAGAAGACCTGCAGGGCCCCCCGCCCCCAAAGGGCCCCGTGGATGGAGCGCAG ACGCTGGAGCAGAGGGACAGGAccaggctggaggaggcagaTCAGTGCACGCAGACCACGCCCCCCCGCAGTTTG ACCACTGGTGCAGCTGAAGAGGCTGTTCAGCAGCGTTCGGAGGCCCAACACTCCTCTGACTG gtatcgtgagctggaggagaaactagATTACCTGCAGAAGAGTTCAGCTCAGCGGGACAGAACTGAAGCTCTGCTCAAGCAGAAGGAGAAGGACTGCGCTCAG CTGGCCAAAGACTGTGAGGCTCTGAAAGCTCAGGCAACATCTCTGTTAGGGGAGCTGAACGAGCGCCAGAGCTGCCTGGAGAAAAGTGAACATGAACGTAAACTGCTGGAGGAAAA GCTCTGCAGTAAGACTAAAGCCCTGCAGGGGGCAGAGCgcgagctggagcagcagaggaagcagcatcATGTGGCCATggacgagctgctgctgcagagccagaacctggagcaggccCTGAAGACCGAGAGACACGTGGTGACCGAGGAGAA GAAGAAGCTGACGCAGCTGCAGCACGCCTACACCTGTCTGTTCAAAGATTATGATTCCAAACTGAAGAACGAG ctacAGGGGGGGGATCTGTGCAGCCgcctggaggaggcagagagggctCTGGCCCTGAAACAGGACCTGATCGAtaagctgaaggaggaggtggagcggcAGAAGGGATCCCTGGAGACCGTTCCTGTCCTCACTGCACAG GCTGAGATCTATAAAGCAGATTTCCTGGCAGAGAGGGAAGCCCGAGAGAAGCTGAACCAGAAGAaggaggagcttcaggagcagctgACCCAGGCGCTGGCGGACATCGACAGGCTGAAGCAGGAAGCCACCTCACG AGCTTGTATGGAGCAAATGAAGCTGAGGCACCGGGAAGAGTTCACGCCGAGACCCCCCCACATCCCCCCTCCCCAAG GGATGTTCCCTGGTGGTCCGCCCTTCAACACGGTGCCCCCCGCCTCCTCGTTTCGTACTCAAGGTCTGGGGCCGGTCGGTGATCCGGGGGCGGGCAGAGCCGAGGAGCTGCCAGACTTGTGCTGTCCCAAGTGTCAGTACCAGGCCCCAGACATGGACACGCTACAGATACACGTGATGGACTGTATCCAgtag
- the ikbkg gene encoding NF-kappa-B essential modulator isoform X7, producing the protein MVQPQPEGPMQWDMSADESGGVLRVPPELAANEVFTRLLSDNQQLRETLRRSNLALRQRCEEMEGWQRRSREDREFLSCRFQEARALVERLAEENHSLRGVVNGPASSSSPPSSQAEDLQGPPPPKGPVDGAQTLEQRDRTRLEEADQCTQTTPPRSLPVEGANDFLQLLKSHKEKLEEGMRDLRRKNEEVERERDESEKERERMRRCIEQLWSKLAQAQTTGAAEEAVQQRSEAQHSSDWYRELEEKLDYLQKSSAQRDRTEALLKQKEKDCAQLAKDCEALKAQATSLLGELNERQSCLEKSEHERKLLEEKLCSKTKALQGAERELEQQRKQHHVAMDELLLQSQNLEQALKTERHVVTEEKKKLTQLQHAYTCLFKDYDSKLKNELQGGDLCSRLEEAERALALKQDLIDKLKEEVERQKGSLETVPVLTAQAEIYKADFLAEREAREKLNQKKEELQEQLTQALADIDRLKQEATSRACMEQMKLRHREEFTPRPPHIPPPQGMFPGGPPFNTVPPASSFRTQGLGPVGDPGAGRAEELPDLCCPKCQYQAPDMDTLQIHVMDCIQ; encoded by the exons atggTGCAGCCACAGCCCGAGGGTCCGATGCAGTGGGACATGTCAGCAGACGAGAGCGGGGGGGTGCTCAGAGTCCCCCCGGAGCTGGCAGCCAATGAAGTGTTCACACGGTTGCTGAGTGACAACCAGCAGCTTCGAG AGACGCTGCGGAGGAGCAACCTGGCGCTGCGGCAGCGCTGCgaggagatggaggggtggCAGCGCCGCAGCCGCGAGGACCGCGAGTTCCTCAGCTGCCGCTTCCAGGAGGCCAGGGCTCTGGTGGAGAGGCTGGCAGAGGAGAATCACTCCCTGCGGGGCGTCGTCAATGGACCtgcgtcctcctcctcgccccccTCCAGCCAAGCAGAAGACCTGCAGGGCCCCCCGCCCCCAAAGGGCCCCGTGGATGGAGCGCAG ACGCTGGAGCAGAGGGACAGGAccaggctggaggaggcagaTCAGTGCACGCAGACCACGCCCCCCCGCAGTTTG CCTGTAGAGGGCGCCAACgacttcctccagctgctgaagagccacaaagagaagctggaggaaggaaTGAGAGACCTCCGGAGGAAGAAtgaagaggtggagagagagagggatgaaagcgagaaggagagagagaggatgaggcGCTGCATCGAGCAGTTATGGAGCAAACTGGCCCAGGCACAG ACCACTGGTGCAGCTGAAGAGGCTGTTCAGCAGCGTTCGGAGGCCCAACACTCCTCTGACTG gtatcgtgagctggaggagaaactagATTACCTGCAGAAGAGTTCAGCTCAGCGGGACAGAACTGAAGCTCTGCTCAAGCAGAAGGAGAAGGACTGCGCTCAG CTGGCCAAAGACTGTGAGGCTCTGAAAGCTCAGGCAACATCTCTGTTAGGGGAGCTGAACGAGCGCCAGAGCTGCCTGGAGAAAAGTGAACATGAACGTAAACTGCTGGAGGAAAA GCTCTGCAGTAAGACTAAAGCCCTGCAGGGGGCAGAGCgcgagctggagcagcagaggaagcagcatcATGTGGCCATggacgagctgctgctgcagagccagaacctggagcaggccCTGAAGACCGAGAGACACGTGGTGACCGAGGAGAA GAAGAAGCTGACGCAGCTGCAGCACGCCTACACCTGTCTGTTCAAAGATTATGATTCCAAACTGAAGAACGAG ctacAGGGGGGGGATCTGTGCAGCCgcctggaggaggcagagagggctCTGGCCCTGAAACAGGACCTGATCGAtaagctgaaggaggaggtggagcggcAGAAGGGATCCCTGGAGACCGTTCCTGTCCTCACTGCACAG GCTGAGATCTATAAAGCAGATTTCCTGGCAGAGAGGGAAGCCCGAGAGAAGCTGAACCAGAAGAaggaggagcttcaggagcagctgACCCAGGCGCTGGCGGACATCGACAGGCTGAAGCAGGAAGCCACCTCACG AGCTTGTATGGAGCAAATGAAGCTGAGGCACCGGGAAGAGTTCACGCCGAGACCCCCCCACATCCCCCCTCCCCAAG GGATGTTCCCTGGTGGTCCGCCCTTCAACACGGTGCCCCCCGCCTCCTCGTTTCGTACTCAAGGTCTGGGGCCGGTCGGTGATCCGGGGGCGGGCAGAGCCGAGGAGCTGCCAGACTTGTGCTGTCCCAAGTGTCAGTACCAGGCCCCAGACATGGACACGCTACAGATACACGTGATGGACTGTATCCAgtag
- the ikbkg gene encoding NF-kappa-B essential modulator isoform X3: MVQPQPEGPMQWDMSADESGGVLRVPPELAANEVFTRLLSDNQQLRETLRRSNLALRQRCEEMEGWQRRSREDREFLSCRFQEARALVERLAEENHSLRGVVNGPASSSSPPSSQAEDLQGPPPPKGPVDGAQTLEQRDRTRLEEADQCTQTTPPRSLPVEGANDFLQLLKSHKEKLEEGMRDLRRKNEEVERERDESEKERERMRRCIEQLWSKLAQAQVRAAQTTGAAEEAVQQRSEAQHSSDCSSLAKLTEQLQATQGRYRELEEKLDYLQKSSAQRDRTEALLKQKEKDCAQLAKDCEALKAQATSLLGELNERQSCLEKSEHERKLLEEKLCSKTKALQGAERELEQQRKQHHVAMDELLLQSQNLEQALKTERHVVTEEKKKLTQLQHAYTCLFKDYDSKLKNELQGGDLCSRLEEAERALALKQDLIDKLKEEVERQKGSLETVPVLTAQAEIYKADFLAEREAREKLNQKKEELQEQLTQALADIDRLKQEATSRACMEQMKLRHREEFTPRPPHIPPPQGMFPGGPPFNTVPPASSFRTQGLGPVGDPGAGRAEELPDLCCPKCQYQAPDMDTLQIHVMDCIQ; this comes from the exons atggTGCAGCCACAGCCCGAGGGTCCGATGCAGTGGGACATGTCAGCAGACGAGAGCGGGGGGGTGCTCAGAGTCCCCCCGGAGCTGGCAGCCAATGAAGTGTTCACACGGTTGCTGAGTGACAACCAGCAGCTTCGAG AGACGCTGCGGAGGAGCAACCTGGCGCTGCGGCAGCGCTGCgaggagatggaggggtggCAGCGCCGCAGCCGCGAGGACCGCGAGTTCCTCAGCTGCCGCTTCCAGGAGGCCAGGGCTCTGGTGGAGAGGCTGGCAGAGGAGAATCACTCCCTGCGGGGCGTCGTCAATGGACCtgcgtcctcctcctcgccccccTCCAGCCAAGCAGAAGACCTGCAGGGCCCCCCGCCCCCAAAGGGCCCCGTGGATGGAGCGCAG ACGCTGGAGCAGAGGGACAGGAccaggctggaggaggcagaTCAGTGCACGCAGACCACGCCCCCCCGCAGTTTG CCTGTAGAGGGCGCCAACgacttcctccagctgctgaagagccacaaagagaagctggaggaaggaaTGAGAGACCTCCGGAGGAAGAAtgaagaggtggagagagagagggatgaaagcgagaaggagagagagaggatgaggcGCTGCATCGAGCAGTTATGGAGCAAACTGGCCCAGGCACAGGtgagagcagcacag ACCACTGGTGCAGCTGAAGAGGCTGTTCAGCAGCGTTCGGAGGCCCAACACTCCTCTGACTG CTCCAGCTTGGCCAAActaacagagcagcttcaggcCACACAGGGCAG gtatcgtgagctggaggagaaactagATTACCTGCAGAAGAGTTCAGCTCAGCGGGACAGAACTGAAGCTCTGCTCAAGCAGAAGGAGAAGGACTGCGCTCAG CTGGCCAAAGACTGTGAGGCTCTGAAAGCTCAGGCAACATCTCTGTTAGGGGAGCTGAACGAGCGCCAGAGCTGCCTGGAGAAAAGTGAACATGAACGTAAACTGCTGGAGGAAAA GCTCTGCAGTAAGACTAAAGCCCTGCAGGGGGCAGAGCgcgagctggagcagcagaggaagcagcatcATGTGGCCATggacgagctgctgctgcagagccagaacctggagcaggccCTGAAGACCGAGAGACACGTGGTGACCGAGGAGAA GAAGAAGCTGACGCAGCTGCAGCACGCCTACACCTGTCTGTTCAAAGATTATGATTCCAAACTGAAGAACGAG ctacAGGGGGGGGATCTGTGCAGCCgcctggaggaggcagagagggctCTGGCCCTGAAACAGGACCTGATCGAtaagctgaaggaggaggtggagcggcAGAAGGGATCCCTGGAGACCGTTCCTGTCCTCACTGCACAG GCTGAGATCTATAAAGCAGATTTCCTGGCAGAGAGGGAAGCCCGAGAGAAGCTGAACCAGAAGAaggaggagcttcaggagcagctgACCCAGGCGCTGGCGGACATCGACAGGCTGAAGCAGGAAGCCACCTCACG AGCTTGTATGGAGCAAATGAAGCTGAGGCACCGGGAAGAGTTCACGCCGAGACCCCCCCACATCCCCCCTCCCCAAG GGATGTTCCCTGGTGGTCCGCCCTTCAACACGGTGCCCCCCGCCTCCTCGTTTCGTACTCAAGGTCTGGGGCCGGTCGGTGATCCGGGGGCGGGCAGAGCCGAGGAGCTGCCAGACTTGTGCTGTCCCAAGTGTCAGTACCAGGCCCCAGACATGGACACGCTACAGATACACGTGATGGACTGTATCCAgtag
- the ikbkg gene encoding NF-kappa-B essential modulator isoform X6: MVQPQPEGPMQWDMSADESGGVLRVPPELAANEVFTRLLSDNQQLRETLRRSNLALRQRCEEMEGWQRRSREDREFLSCRFQEARALVERLAEENHSLRGVVNGPASSSSPPSSQAEDLQGPPPPKGPVDGAQTLEQRDRTRLEEADQCTQTTPPRSLVRTTHEGPPGQPVEGANDFLQLLKSHKEKLEEGMRDLRRKNEEVERERDESEKERERMRRCIEQLWSKLAQAQTTGAAEEAVQQRSEAQHSSDWYRELEEKLDYLQKSSAQRDRTEALLKQKEKDCAQLAKDCEALKAQATSLLGELNERQSCLEKSEHERKLLEEKLCSKTKALQGAERELEQQRKQHHVAMDELLLQSQNLEQALKTERHVVTEEKKKLTQLQHAYTCLFKDYDSKLKNELQGGDLCSRLEEAERALALKQDLIDKLKEEVERQKGSLETVPVLTAQAEIYKADFLAEREAREKLNQKKEELQEQLTQALADIDRLKQEATSRACMEQMKLRHREEFTPRPPHIPPPQGMFPGGPPFNTVPPASSFRTQGLGPVGDPGAGRAEELPDLCCPKCQYQAPDMDTLQIHVMDCIQ; encoded by the exons atggTGCAGCCACAGCCCGAGGGTCCGATGCAGTGGGACATGTCAGCAGACGAGAGCGGGGGGGTGCTCAGAGTCCCCCCGGAGCTGGCAGCCAATGAAGTGTTCACACGGTTGCTGAGTGACAACCAGCAGCTTCGAG AGACGCTGCGGAGGAGCAACCTGGCGCTGCGGCAGCGCTGCgaggagatggaggggtggCAGCGCCGCAGCCGCGAGGACCGCGAGTTCCTCAGCTGCCGCTTCCAGGAGGCCAGGGCTCTGGTGGAGAGGCTGGCAGAGGAGAATCACTCCCTGCGGGGCGTCGTCAATGGACCtgcgtcctcctcctcgccccccTCCAGCCAAGCAGAAGACCTGCAGGGCCCCCCGCCCCCAAAGGGCCCCGTGGATGGAGCGCAG ACGCTGGAGCAGAGGGACAGGAccaggctggaggaggcagaTCAGTGCACGCAGACCACGCCCCCCCGCAGTTTGGTAAGGACCACTCATGAGGGGCCACCTGGCCAG CCTGTAGAGGGCGCCAACgacttcctccagctgctgaagagccacaaagagaagctggaggaaggaaTGAGAGACCTCCGGAGGAAGAAtgaagaggtggagagagagagggatgaaagcgagaaggagagagagaggatgaggcGCTGCATCGAGCAGTTATGGAGCAAACTGGCCCAGGCACAG ACCACTGGTGCAGCTGAAGAGGCTGTTCAGCAGCGTTCGGAGGCCCAACACTCCTCTGACTG gtatcgtgagctggaggagaaactagATTACCTGCAGAAGAGTTCAGCTCAGCGGGACAGAACTGAAGCTCTGCTCAAGCAGAAGGAGAAGGACTGCGCTCAG CTGGCCAAAGACTGTGAGGCTCTGAAAGCTCAGGCAACATCTCTGTTAGGGGAGCTGAACGAGCGCCAGAGCTGCCTGGAGAAAAGTGAACATGAACGTAAACTGCTGGAGGAAAA GCTCTGCAGTAAGACTAAAGCCCTGCAGGGGGCAGAGCgcgagctggagcagcagaggaagcagcatcATGTGGCCATggacgagctgctgctgcagagccagaacctggagcaggccCTGAAGACCGAGAGACACGTGGTGACCGAGGAGAA GAAGAAGCTGACGCAGCTGCAGCACGCCTACACCTGTCTGTTCAAAGATTATGATTCCAAACTGAAGAACGAG ctacAGGGGGGGGATCTGTGCAGCCgcctggaggaggcagagagggctCTGGCCCTGAAACAGGACCTGATCGAtaagctgaaggaggaggtggagcggcAGAAGGGATCCCTGGAGACCGTTCCTGTCCTCACTGCACAG GCTGAGATCTATAAAGCAGATTTCCTGGCAGAGAGGGAAGCCCGAGAGAAGCTGAACCAGAAGAaggaggagcttcaggagcagctgACCCAGGCGCTGGCGGACATCGACAGGCTGAAGCAGGAAGCCACCTCACG AGCTTGTATGGAGCAAATGAAGCTGAGGCACCGGGAAGAGTTCACGCCGAGACCCCCCCACATCCCCCCTCCCCAAG GGATGTTCCCTGGTGGTCCGCCCTTCAACACGGTGCCCCCCGCCTCCTCGTTTCGTACTCAAGGTCTGGGGCCGGTCGGTGATCCGGGGGCGGGCAGAGCCGAGGAGCTGCCAGACTTGTGCTGTCCCAAGTGTCAGTACCAGGCCCCAGACATGGACACGCTACAGATACACGTGATGGACTGTATCCAgtag
- the ikbkg gene encoding NF-kappa-B essential modulator isoform X5 yields MVQPQPEGPMQWDMSADESGGVLRVPPELAANEVFTRLLSDNQQLRETLRRSNLALRQRCEEMEGWQRRSREDREFLSCRFQEARALVERLAEENHSLRGVVNGPASSSSPPSSQAEDLQGPPPPKGPVDGAQTLEQRDRTRLEEADQCTQTTPPRSLVRTTHEGPPGQPVEGANDFLQLLKSHKEKLEEGMRDLRRKNEEVERERDESEKERERMRRCIEQLWSKLAQAQVRAAQTTGAAEEAVQQRSEAQHSSDWYRELEEKLDYLQKSSAQRDRTEALLKQKEKDCAQLAKDCEALKAQATSLLGELNERQSCLEKSEHERKLLEEKLCSKTKALQGAERELEQQRKQHHVAMDELLLQSQNLEQALKTERHVVTEEKKKLTQLQHAYTCLFKDYDSKLKNELQGGDLCSRLEEAERALALKQDLIDKLKEEVERQKGSLETVPVLTAQAEIYKADFLAEREAREKLNQKKEELQEQLTQALADIDRLKQEATSRACMEQMKLRHREEFTPRPPHIPPPQGMFPGGPPFNTVPPASSFRTQGLGPVGDPGAGRAEELPDLCCPKCQYQAPDMDTLQIHVMDCIQ; encoded by the exons atggTGCAGCCACAGCCCGAGGGTCCGATGCAGTGGGACATGTCAGCAGACGAGAGCGGGGGGGTGCTCAGAGTCCCCCCGGAGCTGGCAGCCAATGAAGTGTTCACACGGTTGCTGAGTGACAACCAGCAGCTTCGAG AGACGCTGCGGAGGAGCAACCTGGCGCTGCGGCAGCGCTGCgaggagatggaggggtggCAGCGCCGCAGCCGCGAGGACCGCGAGTTCCTCAGCTGCCGCTTCCAGGAGGCCAGGGCTCTGGTGGAGAGGCTGGCAGAGGAGAATCACTCCCTGCGGGGCGTCGTCAATGGACCtgcgtcctcctcctcgccccccTCCAGCCAAGCAGAAGACCTGCAGGGCCCCCCGCCCCCAAAGGGCCCCGTGGATGGAGCGCAG ACGCTGGAGCAGAGGGACAGGAccaggctggaggaggcagaTCAGTGCACGCAGACCACGCCCCCCCGCAGTTTGGTAAGGACCACTCATGAGGGGCCACCTGGCCAG CCTGTAGAGGGCGCCAACgacttcctccagctgctgaagagccacaaagagaagctggaggaaggaaTGAGAGACCTCCGGAGGAAGAAtgaagaggtggagagagagagggatgaaagcgagaaggagagagagaggatgaggcGCTGCATCGAGCAGTTATGGAGCAAACTGGCCCAGGCACAGGtgagagcagcacag ACCACTGGTGCAGCTGAAGAGGCTGTTCAGCAGCGTTCGGAGGCCCAACACTCCTCTGACTG gtatcgtgagctggaggagaaactagATTACCTGCAGAAGAGTTCAGCTCAGCGGGACAGAACTGAAGCTCTGCTCAAGCAGAAGGAGAAGGACTGCGCTCAG CTGGCCAAAGACTGTGAGGCTCTGAAAGCTCAGGCAACATCTCTGTTAGGGGAGCTGAACGAGCGCCAGAGCTGCCTGGAGAAAAGTGAACATGAACGTAAACTGCTGGAGGAAAA GCTCTGCAGTAAGACTAAAGCCCTGCAGGGGGCAGAGCgcgagctggagcagcagaggaagcagcatcATGTGGCCATggacgagctgctgctgcagagccagaacctggagcaggccCTGAAGACCGAGAGACACGTGGTGACCGAGGAGAA GAAGAAGCTGACGCAGCTGCAGCACGCCTACACCTGTCTGTTCAAAGATTATGATTCCAAACTGAAGAACGAG ctacAGGGGGGGGATCTGTGCAGCCgcctggaggaggcagagagggctCTGGCCCTGAAACAGGACCTGATCGAtaagctgaaggaggaggtggagcggcAGAAGGGATCCCTGGAGACCGTTCCTGTCCTCACTGCACAG GCTGAGATCTATAAAGCAGATTTCCTGGCAGAGAGGGAAGCCCGAGAGAAGCTGAACCAGAAGAaggaggagcttcaggagcagctgACCCAGGCGCTGGCGGACATCGACAGGCTGAAGCAGGAAGCCACCTCACG AGCTTGTATGGAGCAAATGAAGCTGAGGCACCGGGAAGAGTTCACGCCGAGACCCCCCCACATCCCCCCTCCCCAAG GGATGTTCCCTGGTGGTCCGCCCTTCAACACGGTGCCCCCCGCCTCCTCGTTTCGTACTCAAGGTCTGGGGCCGGTCGGTGATCCGGGGGCGGGCAGAGCCGAGGAGCTGCCAGACTTGTGCTGTCCCAAGTGTCAGTACCAGGCCCCAGACATGGACACGCTACAGATACACGTGATGGACTGTATCCAgtag